In the Glycine max cultivar Williams 82 chromosome 19, Glycine_max_v4.0, whole genome shotgun sequence genome, AAGGTAGTGATGGTGTAGGTGCAACACATAAGGAGGCCTAACTAGGATAGAAACCGAAGACGGGGATGGGATTAATGATGTCAGACTATCTCGAGGTGGTAATAGTCTAATCATGTATCGTCTTTTCTTTGCAGTTGTCCCTTTCCCATTGGAGTCATTTGACGGGGGTCGGGGAGGGTCAGCACCACCTgataacatatttatatatagaaaaataatataataacataattaCTAAAATCAATGATATTGGGATTGTTAACTCATTGACAAGTGCACTAAATTGTCCACagagactttgtttgtacttagattgatgCAAATCCAAATTACAAGCAAAAtataaggaatttaaaataaaagatgcaaaaagataaaagataagataaagatttaaaagaaaagataaaaaattttaaaaaataaaagatagaaaagataaaagatttaagttaaaagatgataaagaaaaaaaagagtagaagataaaatagaaaataaaatttaatgaaaaagataagaaaattaaaagataatgataacaaaagatgactCCAGAATGTGATGATGTCGGGATCTAGCCTACCTTATttgcctaagatgtattattttagatttttctatATCAATTTGGTGAATTTTTCTTACTCACATCTGTTAgaatacttgcccctgatgtctCACGATGGCAAATTTATCTTACCTATTtatctcccaaatgtctttgcaaagactccatagataaaatacatgaagttctaattctagatgtttgttttgatgcatatgcataatgcaatcactctatgtctagcaatgattttattagatACCCAttcattttagttcttttagaaATTACTCTCTATCAAACGACTAATCCCTAAAATTGATGTACGTAAGACCTTCCCTAtatttctattaaggattacACTTTGTCGAACACCTAACTCATGCAATGATGATttatacatgaaattaaaataagaaaggataataagaaagaaaacaccTGTTTGCATCTATAGATATAAAAcatacaatacatcttttgacTTTTTAGGTCTGCTAGACCCTAACTAAagatttagcctctcatagtcaTAAGGGGCCTTCCACTTGAAAAGGGTATAAAAATTGATGAAGGATAATGGATGGAAAAAGGACAATAAAAGAAGGATTTCTCCTATTTGAGATACTCAAACTTAAGATGTATTTATTAGAGAGCTTTGAGTCTCTGGGTGGATCTTAATCCCTCATTTTCATATCTGTGGATaaaaataattgctaaataaatatttttaagcaaaaaatatcaattcctaataaataataaaaatatcaattcctaatatttaagcaaaaaataattgctaaataaatatttttaaagatattttcaatatatttttattatcaaaaataGCTCATATTTAATAGTTAGTAGGATAATTTGAAATTAGATAACTAATGAACTTTCAtatgacaacaaaaaaatacactaaCATAGTTTTCATGTATTAGAGGAAAACAAACATGTCATTAATAACAAACATTATAACTGACTAACAAAGATTAACGTCTAATCCTCTTCATAGTTGTACacttcaaattcattttctaattCCCCTTCATTGTCTTGTTCAATATTGTTTGATTCTCCATCCAAAGTACTTGATTCTTCTTCACTTGTCAACAACCCTTGGTTCCCACCATCATTAGTCACATCTCATCGGTATCAGAACAATTGCAACACAATAAATTGATTcaaatcaatcataaaaaaacatcGATTACATCAAAACCTACGATTCCACACagcaacaaaatgaaaaaggatCTGAACAATGGAGATTGAGGCTGAAAAAGGATCATGAAATGCAAAATGTGTATCGAGAAGAGAAATGGAAACCCTAATCAGAGAAGAGGAAGGGTTACTTGTGGGTGAGGAAGGAGCAGATCTAGTAAACGTTGGCACGTCAGTGAAGCCTCAGGAATGAAGCCGCTGGGAATTAGCTGCGGGAAGCTTTGTTTTGTTGCTCTCTTTAATATTTTCGTCATATTGATAAGAGAAATACTAAAGTGAAAAAACATCGAGCTAACACAAGAACAGGTTGTGtagcacacatgcatatttttgttCAATGGTAGGTATTGTATTACTAAGTTTGATCCAACACACAATCATGAAGTTGTCACTCCTAAGGTTTTCATGTTGAAATCACATCGAAAAGTAACCACAACTCAAGCTGCTACAATTGAGCAAGTTGAAAAGTCTGGGATTAGACCAAAAGCTGGTTATGAAATGATGGATAATGAAGTTGGTGAGCATAAGAATTTGGGCTTCCTTcctgaagattaaaaaaattatgtacgaACCAAGGAAATGAAGGAAATGAAGAAAGGGGATTTTGCTACTATGGTtcaacattttcattttcagcaTGTGCAATTGGAAAatccttctttcttttatgcTATGCAGTTGGATAAGGATGATCTTATAACAAACAAATTTTGGGCTAGTCCGAGAATGATGATGGATTATAGTTGGATAAGGATCGTCCATTTGCTATATCTGTGTGGCTGAGGCTCGGCCTTATAAGCCACATGAACcaagaagatgaaggaaatgaagAAAGGGGATTTTGCTACTATGGTTCAACATTTTCAGCATGTGCAATTGGAAAatccctctttcttttatgCTATGCAGTTGGATAAGGATGATCTTATAACAAACAAATTTTGGGCTAGTCCGAGAATGATGATGGATTATAGTTGGATAAGGATCATCCATTTGCTATATTTGTGTGGCTGAGGCTCGGCCTTATAAGCCACATGAAAGAAAGCTGGATTCAAGAATGAATGAGTTACTCACaaattattaatgttaattaaatggattgtgtgtgtgtgaaagaATGAATGAGTTACTCACaaattattaatgttaattaaatggattatatatatgtatgtgtgtaagAATGAATAAGTTACTCACaaattattaatgttaattaaatggattgtgtgtgtgtgaaaaaaTGAATGAGTTACTCACaaattattaatgttaattaaatggattatatatatgtatgtgtgtaagAATGAATAAGTTACTCACAAAttattaaagttaattaaatGGGTTGTGTGTGTTTGAAAGAATGAATGAGTTACTCACaaattattaatgttaattaaatGGATTGTGTGTGTGGGTGTTTGTTTAATGATtttctgattattttttaatttctaataaatttaacCATTGATAGAATACCTGTTAGGAGGAGTGATGTTAACACtcattacttttaaattataatattcaaaaatattatttttattacaatacCACATTACTTACAATCTCATAATATTAATCTAGaaacaaatttaaacaataattatcAAACAGTAAGGTATACTTCTGAGAAAGacctcaaaattcaaaattgacaAATAGCCTATGAAACATAGCAACTACTCTCACTATTCAAGGTTATTCACTcataagaatcaagaaaattataaaatagtatCAATAACAATACACATTTGACTAACTTATCTTCATTACAAATACAAATAGTATTGTcacttcattaatattttttttatcattctccaaaaagaaaattaaaggataaaaccaaaattttctatatttatagggagtaaaacatatttaacctaACCTTTCTTTTCTATATTTATATCCAAAGAAAACCCTTTATGTATACAAGACttaaacaaaagaataaaaatatagtttttggatgtgttttcttttaattaaacttCTAAAAATTGCTTCATCATATAATAGAAGGGATAAAAAATCTCAGTACTACTTACCTGACATTATCAAGCTCAAAACGATGAGGATTTGCACAAAATCTAAAGGCAAACCAGCAGTTATCTAAAAAGCAAGTAAAAGTTAagcaaattattttagaaaaacaataactaaaatataGGAACCAAGCTAATGAAATAAACTTGACTCAACAGAATATCTAGCTCCTTTATTGGCTCAGCCATTCTTGAGAGATCCTTTGAAgccaaattctaaaaatattgatgaaaagGCCCATTAATCAAGTTAGGAACTAGCAATTAAATTCCAGAAAATTGTTTGTATTACACAAAttcagaatttttattttaaataacataaataaaaatatgcatatttaacaataataaccaAGAGAAACTCAAATAGCACAATCCAGTTGCAGAGGAGCAAGAACAAATTAAAAGTTCACATTTTAACacattgatctctttatttaaaGAATAGAAAACAAGATATTTTTCTGTCAGCTTTTcattcattattaatttaatgaagaatatttgaaatttacataatattatgtttgatAACTTGAGAATCAATTGCAAAACaagtttaatttatgaaaattcagattataatatataaaataaataaataatatatgaaaacaattatattataatatatattaataaattaacatttttaatttaaattaaaatgaggAGACAATGACATGTTGAATTTAGGGAGTAAtcagaataaataatatatgtacgTTAGAGTTTATTAACTTTAGCTATTGGGTGTTTGCATGTTGTGCTCTTTTGTTTATATAATGAGTTCTCTATTTTGCTAGCGGTATAACTATAGAGTAAAGTTTtgtaaatgaagaaattaatagcTGGAACATAAAATTAAGATGtatcaacaaaataacaaaaactagTAACCTAAAGGTTGATCTTACAACACATAATATTGTATTGTGTATACACTACCATGATATGACGTACATAGGATAAACATTTAGTAtcacaaaaaaagaataaatcattCACAACCTTGGTCAATAAAAACAATACCTAGCCATATTCTAAAGCATATGTCAGCATCAAGAGCTACTTAGCTACTGAGACAGTAAGTTCCAATTTCCTAGTTACTAATAACTATGACACAGGTACATGTTATAAGCAGCCTAATCTCTGCATCGtaaaaacaaagacaacaaggcAAGTTCAGCTCTTCAAAATAGCAATACTAAGAAGACAAACaaaactttcaagtttcaacaccACAAAGATAGATAACAAGTAAGCATCGATCCActcaaaaaatttcttttcaccATTATCTTTTATGCCAAAAGATACGACTTTCACAGCAGACTACTCACATGTCTCATTAATACATATATGGCTGGAAAGCAATTACCCCTCCTGGAACaggaattaatataatatattttccaAAACTATATAGCCTGGAATTCATATTACTAAAAAGGAAGTTAACTATAGTTTCACCTAAATAGCAAAGGAATATAGgtcatcttattttttaatggtGAAGGATAAGTAACACAGTTACAGCTTATGggtgttcaaaattcaaataatatttttttttaaaaaaaagaccaCATGTCCAGACTCTataattatattctaaaaatatgaaCCTTGAATGGGCAATGTGTCTAATGTGTTTCTCACCCCTTTGGTGAAATTATCAGTTATTGAggttataattaatacaacaacTAAAAAAAGGAACTAGCCTAACACACACTATCAGTGAAAATAATCCCAACAAGGATGGAATGAGTCAGGTGTAGagggctgcagagaactcaccTTTCCCAGATTTGCTCACAATGGATGCAGCAAGGACAACCTGttggataaattaaaaaaagaatagagaGAATTAAGGGCAGAGGGGAAGTGAAGAACTGATAGAAAGAGAATATACCAACCCCATTCCCAAGTGAATTCTTCTTTTTCCTAACCCAAAAGTTATAattcattgtttattttattttttcatttttcacaaGGGAATGTGTCTGTGACCTCTGCCAAACCCCATCCCACCCTCACCATCACCATCACAATTGGCATTTGGAAAGTAAATTGCTCGTATAATCAAGCATGACACTAATTCTTGATTACATTAAACATTCAAAGCTACATAGCTTAAATCAAGatgaacaaaaacaacaaaatgtaGCATAAGCTACACCATAATAtccaaaattacaaataattttaccaCTGAGGGGAAAAAATTATacaaggatttcaattttaaaacagTTCAAGACATACTAGTAAGTCCATTCAGCCTGTAATTCTAGATCACAGGTTAAActacatatatataacaaaatcgACATTTGTAGGAAGAGATTCATGCCATCAACGTGATATAGTAGCATTACAAGCAAAAAGcgacaattaaataaataaattaaagaaacaacaaATAATCAGCGTTAAATAGTGAAGTGAGAAGAGCAAGTCCTCGAATGTTCAACCAAAGGAGTGTACGGAGTGTTACCATCTTGTTATCCATATGGGcatacggattgccaatccgtacggccaaatcatttttaatttttttcttttaaattttacaatgataaattaaatcaattaaacaaatttaattaagttattGCTTAAAGCAAAtcaattagaaaattttaattcagttatttcttaaaacaaatcaattagaaaaatttaattcaGTTATGGTCATGTGAATTACAAAATTTtgcaatgataaaagaaaattattttaatgattaatttagtaATTGGTTAGATttaacaatgataaaaaaaaaattcatttagtcattaattaaaaataatttaattcaaaaacatgaccaatttttttcaaaaacaatggGATAATAATATACATGACAAAACaactattatatataagaacatTGTTGTAACAAATTTAGAATCAACACatgataaaacaattattataaaacaactaatatataattaaaatgttcataataattaaaatgttcaaagtaattaaatgttcaaaatcctaaattattcataaatacGCCCAATAGAGCACACGATTAACATTGGGATCAATGAATTCAAAAACTATTCCCATGTCAACGGTCAATGACAAGGTCTCGCATAAATGTTTCCATCCGACTCCAATTTTAAGTGTCTTCCTAAAATGATTGAACACGAGTCGACATTCAGCAACGTCCTCCAAGTGCAAATGCGTCCAGCCTTtgtctttaagaaaataatacatgCTACTTGGAACGTCCTGACAAATAAAGAAATGTTATGTCAACAATTtatgttatgaaatttaaaacttgaaaaataaagaaatgctGACAACTAAATTAGGAAGTTATTTACCAGACTGCTACAGGTAACTTTCTGCTCAGTGAGATAAACCTTGAAGGTAATAGAACCTGACACTTGATGGTATAAAGAGTGTCATCTTGGGAATGATTTGGGCAGGCAAATGATCTTGAATATGGTAAGAAAAATTACACTGTTACCATAATGATGCAAGGATACTAGATGATCTCCGGTCAACTGGTAAAAATCTCATAGTGTTGTCCACCCTGCTACAATGGTTGGTTTATCCAGATCTTTATTGTACACAACGTTATGATAATTTCCGTCTTTGTCAACCAAATGTCATACACCGTCCAGTACGTCATTCCACTTGACAGCATATACCTTACTAACTTCACCGAAAATCTACATGTCATATCACAAAGTAAGGTTGGTTAGTTATACgaaataacagaaaaatcaaatgttaattaaatcaaaatgaacATGACCTGGTCCCTGATGTGAACGGTCTGGAAAAAAGCCTCTAGTGAAGCCGCGACATTCTGCATCATGTTTGTCATTTCCCTCCACTCTCTGTGCTCGTCAATGGTTAATTCTGACATAATCGAGCAATTAACAGGCATTCAAGCACAAAACAGAATTAACATTCAAGTAACTATATGATAATTCTTACTAGGCACATTCGCAAGAAGCTATTCCAGTTCCTTATTGAGGCTGGTCCAACGTGATGACGTCGCACGAGAGCGTGACATTCTGAAAtatatttgacaaaataatattttagtatttttgttcTACTAACATTTTCTTGTTTCTaatctaatttttctttctaaaatctaatgtttgttttaaaaatctaatctaatctactCTAAATTGTAATCTAATCCTACTAACATTTCTTAGATaaactcaataaataaataaatcattcataaaattaataataaacaaactaaaatgaatataaatatttttcgttattcctatttttttcttttaaaaaatgattgtttttaaaaaaactcttaCAGATTAGCAATCCATATGAGCCATATGGATTGCTAATCTACGGATTGCTAATCCTTAAGACAggaaatcttttaaaaaaaagccatacggattgacaatctgtatgacaatttttttttttaaaaaaaaagctatacgaattgacaatccatatgacggaaaaaaaattaaaaaaaaaagccataCGGCAATCCGtatgacaaattttttttttaaaaaaaaagctatatggattgtcaatccgtatgagaattttttttttaaaaaaaaagcatatgaattgtcaatccgtatgacataaatttcttttaaaaaaacaagtcaTATGGATTGGCAATTCGTATGGCTTTTAACTAACAAAacccataatttttttataaaaaatcatatatggaTTGCCAATCTGTATGCCTCATTTTCGTAGAACACCAAGAAAAACACAATGAACACACGCAGAAAATGCcaatgaagaagaagacaaacgcAGTGAACACCAAGAAAAACGCAATCAATAAGGAGAACAAGCAGTAACAACCACAAACAAACAGCAATAGAAGAAGAAGGATAACTTACctcgaaggagaagaagaaagaagaagcagcaacaacacaacacaacacggTCACGGTGGCAGCAGCAGCACGAACGACAACAGCAGCGGAACCACGAATGGCACGGTCACGAAGGCACGAAACAGAGGAAGGAGGAAGGAGAACGGAGGAAGGAGGAAgagcacataaaaaaaaattgaatagtgACTCGTACGGATGAATCACTATTTGGCTTTTATAGGAAATGGTGAAAGGCATTTTTGCCCTTTCATCCAGGTTGCTGGGTGCCCCAAGCAACAACCTATGACTTATTGCTATTGAAGtgttaaaaaaactaacatggctaaaaaaaaatccaatgttATCTACTCATGGGTGATGCTAGTTACACCTagcattattgttggtgcacccagcattttaagattttaagtGAATAGGCGAAAATGTCTTTCACTCAAGTtgactcatacggatcaacATTGATCCGTATGgctcatacggatcaagttcaTCCATACAaaccatacggatcaacttgatccgtatgtttAAATTATGCTTACGGATTACATGATTCGTATATTTTATACGAATCATGTAATccataagtttaatttaaacatacaGATCAACCACGAACTCGCGTACCTTCGACGCAGgataattttggaattaaaaaaatgttgggtgcacaagcaataaagctggtgcacctagcaacactctctACTCATTTAACAATatcgatttaaaaaaaaaaccaatgttgttagtAATtacttaacatcaattttttgaaaatcgatgttaacattatactaacaacatcggtttttaaaaaactgatgttaagtaATTACTagcaacatcaattttttaaaaacctatATTAAGAAACTCAAATTATTTACGAAAATACCGTCGCGTAtaatttaacatcgatttttcttgTAGCTGATGTTAAATTGATGATGTTGAATGTATATTTTGTAGTAATGTAAATTGAGAATATATGTTATAaattaatgtcatcaacatttaaggaaaaaatatacatatacatgaATAATGTATTTATATACTCAAAGAAGGCCATATGCAAGGCATAATGCATTTAAAATCTGTTGTACATGGATTTCATTAGAAAGGACATTCTTAATACAATTGACCACAGGGATtcgtgaaaatataaaataggaaTTGTCTTTATGCGAGTAATTGGTAATTTTAGCATGCATGAAGCTTATGGATGAAACAAGTTATTTGTAAATTCTAGAATATTTTTATGAGAACTACCATCATCACTAACAGCTTTTACAGCCAAGGTCTTCCATCGAATGGCATTACTTTTCATCTCTTTGCCTTTTTCATTCTCCATTATTTCCCTTATGCAGTGCTTTAGTGCTTCTCGACGCACAACCTTGTTGTCGTCAATAGGAGCTCTAATTCCGATCTTCCAAACATCCGCCATAAGCTTTGCATTTGTGCTTTGATCTGACCAAAATGGTATTGCAATTATCGGGACTCCTAAGCATAAAGTTTCTAAAGTGGAATTCCAACCACAATGTGTCACAAAGCATCCTATAGCCTCATGAGCAAGAACTTTTAGTTGGGAGCACCATGTCACTACCAagcctttctttgtttttttctcaaaacctttagGAAGTTTAGTCTCTTCAGAGGCTCTAACCACCCACAAAAAGTAGCCCAAGGACTCTTTCAAACAACAAGCTAGCTCTTCCATTTGCTCGTCACCAAAGGTAGCTATACTCCCGAACGATACATAAACAACAGACCCTTTTGGCTTATCATCTAGCCATTCGATGCATTCATCCCTCTTGAATTCTGTGACCCCATAATCTTGGTCATTTTCATATCGCTTATCTAAGAATAAAGATGGTATGTTTGGTCCTATGGACCTAAATTTTGGCCAAATCTCCATGATCCAATCTACAATCTAAAAATAACTTGGAGTCAGAAAGCATTATATGCTAAAATTAAAGTTAGGCTAAACCACTCACTTGGTTCTTATCATTGTTCTCATTTTGATGAAAATCCTCTTgaactaaaacttaaaataaagacCACTGTTGACCAAGTGATTAATTTAATCTTACAAAGATAAACGAAATAGTATGTATGTGATGCATGTAAcaatttttcacacaaaaaaaaatgcattttatttaaatgcattcatatatagaatgtaagtaattttaattagtatctTCTTAAGTAATTACCTCTTTGTCCAGCTCATAGTATGTATTGCATAGGATCCAATCAGCTTTGTCGATATTGGAGAACTGAACCACAAAAAAATCAAGCATAGATGGATCTTCTTCATatgtgaagaaaaaagaaggcatGTCCTCGTGTTGAAGTTTAGGCAACTTGGGAAGGGAAATCTCATGCTCTTTGAGTGGAGCTTGCAACGTTCCCAAGTGAACATGATAGTATATATTATTGACGGTCATATTTTGAGTGAGATAAGAAGCTCCAAGTATCCCAAATCTCTTGGTAACATCTAGTGCCCAAGGGAAGAATGAATCATAAATAACACAATCAACATGGTTTCTTGATTTGCCAAGTTTCTCAAGAAGCTCATGAAAGGTTTCTGATCCAACTTGGCACAAGCGATCTATATAGGCCTTGGGGCTCCCAGCCTCTTGGGGCCCAACTTCATCAAACCCATCAGAAATGGTTTCAAGAGCAATGGAAGGAGGCACGTTTTGCAAATTCTTGGAATAGAAACGAGTAGTAACAAGTGTTATTCTCACCCCTTGACGCTCCAATAGCTTGGAGAATTGAAGCATGGGATTGATATGGCCTTGACCTGGAAATGCTAGCACTAAACAATGTGCTCTGCTTGTTATGCTTTTCTTCTCCATTATTTCTCTGTGTCATGGAGATGGGAGGGTTAAGTttatacaatataaaattaataaaaagctAAATTCAATAATAGAGTAGACTATTCTTGCTTTGGCTTCCGCGCCAACCAATGGATATTGcctaattaatttcatttgtcaAATCCATTAATAAAAAGCCAAATTCAATAATACAGTAGACTATTCTTGCTTTGGTTTCCGCGCCAACCAATGGGTATAGcctaattaatttcatatgtcAAATCTATGGTTTGATTTATTATGTCTGGATGCTATTATTGGATGGTCCACACAATAATGTCGTATAGTGAAATCATAGTACGATATTGAATCTTCTAACTCGTAACTagcttaaattaaaaataaagaaaaaaagccaGGGCTGTATGTCCAATGACCAATCACTCAGTAGCGCATACTTTACTATTACACTTATAGTTATCTATATAGAATCTTTCTATAATATCTATGTCTCTATTTTTCTATATTACTAAAAGTCTTCGCTCTATGCCTAACCTATCAGTGGtacttatttaagttttttaatataaaagaaaataattaatcacataTCATATAGAAATTAGTTGAAATCATGAACTAGAGTTGCGATCTGGGATCAACTAATAATTTCTCTATTTTACAAGAGAAAATGACTAGTATCAAGCTTCAAATCCAATAGAGTTAGCCGAGATATGAGAGGGTGGTTGTCAATAGCTTACTTTGGTGATGGATTTTGAGTAATACTACCTACATTTGGTCCTTTATATGAAAAACAGATTATgagtaattaatttatcataaattttaattttattctaagaCTATTCATTACATAAATGATTTAAAAGGttgttatttttcaaaaagtgATTTTTCAACCAATGATGGaaggttgtttttttttttgttttgtttaaaaagCAGGCACTTGTTGTTTAGTTGTTCCATTGCAAAAACTATTTGGTATAAAAGCCTGGCGTGGATTGGTATCCAATCGATGCAGCACTACCATAACATACATCAAGCAATCAACTCCATGTGAAGTGGATCTTGAGGTACCCAAAGGATACAACAGGTCATGGTATTATGTTTGGTAGTTAGCAGGGTGATCCTTCATTTGCAGGATATATGGATTCTGGTTGGTGATTTGGATGACAGAAGGTCTACAACAAGATATGTCTCTACTCTTATAGATGGCCTGTTTGTTAGACATAAATTCGGTCTAGTGCACACCATAGCATACATCAAGCAACCAACTGAATTGGCATAGAGAACCTTTGACATGTGCTCCAACTCAGAATCTGTCTTCAAATATTGATCTACAGAAAGCCTAAAGTGTTTTGCCAGTGGAGTACTCACGGGCTTTGCATTGCTCATGTTAAACTTGTCTAGCACCTTCTCAACATAACCCTATTGTGAGAGCCATAGTCGTTTAGATTTCCTATCCCCGTGAATCTCCATCTCGAGAATCTTCTTGACAGGACTCAAGTCCTTCATGTCAAACTCCTTGCTCAACAGTGATTTCAACTCATTCACATCACACAAATGATTGCCAGCAATCAGcgtatcatcaacatatagtaatagaaaaataaaagactaagCATCAAGGCTTCTCACATAAACACAACAGTCATACTCACATCACTTGTAGCCAATCCAAAGCATGTAGGAATCAAACTGTTTGTACCGTTGCCTTGGAGACTGCTTTAATCCATACAAAGACATCTTCAACTTACGAACCAACCGACTTGGTCCACCTTTACTAAACCCCTATGGCTGCTCTAT is a window encoding:
- the LOC100792149 gene encoding mogroside IE synthase, giving the protein MEKKSITSRAHCLVLAFPGQGHINPMLQFSKLLERQGVRITLVTTRFYSKNLQNVPPSIALETISDGFDEVGPQEAGSPKAYIDRLCQVGSETFHELLEKLGKSRNHVDCVIYDSFFPWALDVTKRFGILGASYLTQNMTVNNIYYHVHLGTLQAPLKEHEISLPKLPKLQHEDMPSFFFTYEEDPSMLDFFVVQFSNIDKADWILCNTYYELDKEIVDWIMEIWPKFRSIGPNIPSLFLDKRYENDQDYGVTEFKRDECIEWLDDKPKGSVVYVSFGSIATFGDEQMEELACCLKESLGYFLWVVRASEETKLPKGFEKKTKKGLVVTWCSQLKVLAHEAIGCFVTHCGWNSTLETLCLGVPIIAIPFWSDQSTNAKLMADVWKIGIRAPIDDNKVVRREALKHCIREIMENEKGKEMKSNAIRWKTLAVKAVSDDGSSHKNILEFTNNLFHP